The Mytilus galloprovincialis chromosome 4, xbMytGall1.hap1.1, whole genome shotgun sequence genome contains a region encoding:
- the LOC143073028 gene encoding uncharacterized protein LOC143073028 gives MQPPTYHTSRIVSPSLPDASQTHLNRITSVHPLSPLPLDASFDFTHHQDENDDQEIVENSIQEPELPDTILPDGPPTFSIIEKGTQRSNLKLVSSDGYEYTKKMSKGDFTYWRCIKRSKGSNCPATVSQKGENFKRNPKPHIHPADKGALKKVLVHKEVKQTALQDIHKPAGRIVDDAMLRHIEPEDHQLPNQNNLKRTANRVREELRPDEPTSLFFELDTDYLQCDNFLIEDIRVEDQRHLVFSTPGQLQLLKYAKKWFCDGTFKIMKDPFTQLWSIHAFIKKGDSLKQVPLVFVLMSRKKTKDYKPILECLKRKIGVLHVEGFCLDFEKGAWKAIRHIFPNASIKGCAFHFGQAIWRKVQDLGLKTTYSSRGVEYRYIRTLMALPFLPHSDIRPAFNTLKERANSQELKELVVYISSTWFEGRYWCPRTWSIFQHSIRTNNDVEGWHTRINSGKSNVSFYVLIPELMREAEIVDLTLRLVSEEQVLRHQRRRFKDLEGRLHQFWEEYDSGEKTVTQLLRDCSKVYGPSDD, from the exons ATGCAGCCACCAACATATCATACATCAAGAATAGTCAGCCCTTCACTGCCCGATGCATCCCAGACGCATTTAAATAGAATAACTAGTGTGCATCCTCTATCGCCCTTACCACTTGATGCTTCATTTGACTTTACCCATCACCAAGATGAAAATGATGACCAGGAGATTGTTGAAaa TTCCATACAAGAGCCGGAGTTGCCTGACACAATTTTACCAGATGGTCCACCAACATTTTCCATCATAGAAAAGGGGACACAAAGAAGTAATCTAAAACTGGTTAGCAGTGACGGTTACGAATACACAAAGaag atgtCTAAAGGCGATTTCACCTACTGGAGATGCATCAAACGATCAAAAGGCAGTAATTGTCCCGCTACTGTGTCACAGAAGGgagaaaattttaaaagaaaccctAAACCCCACATTCACCCAGCAGACAAGGGGGCTTTGAAAAAAGTTCTAGTTCATAAAGAG gTAAAACAGACAGCACTCCAAGACATCCATAAACCTGCAGGTCGTATTGTGGATGATGCTATGCTTCGTCATATAGAACCAGAAGATCATCAGCTGCCAAATCAAAACAACCTAAAAAGAACTGCAAACCGTGTCCGAGAAGAACTTAGGCCAGATGAACCAACCTCATTGTTTTTCGAg CTCGATACAGATTACCTCCAATGTGACAACTTTTTGATTGAGGACATCAGAGTAGAGGACCAGCGTCACTTGGTATTTTCAACGCCCGGGCAGTTACAGCTTTTGAAATATGCAAAGAAATGGTTTTGTGATGGAACCTTTAAAATAATGAAAGACCCATTCACTCAGCTATGGTCCATCCACGCCTTCATTAAAAAGGGAGACAGTTTGAAGCAGGTTCCACTGGTCTTCGTACTCATGTCTCGAAAGAAGACAAAAGATTACAAACCT attcttGAATGTTTGAAGAGGAAGATTGGTGTACTCCATGTGGAAGGGTTTTGCTTGGACTTTGAAAAAG GTGCTTGGAAAGCCATACGACATATATTTCCAAATGCAAGCATCAAAGGTTGTGCTTTCCATTTCGGTCAAGCCATTTGGCGGAAAGTTCAAGATTTGGGACTGAAAACAACTTACAGCTCAAGAGGAGTGGAATATAGATACATCCGTACGTTGATGGCTCTGCCTTTCCTGCCTCACTCGGATATAAGACCAGCTTTCAATACACTGAAAGAACGTGCAAACTCCCAGGAATTAAAAGAGCTCGTTGTATACATCAGTTCAACATGGTTCGAAGGTCGATATTGGTGTCCAAGAACATGGTCAATCTTCCAACATTCTATTCGCACAAATAATGATGTTGAAG GTTGGCATACACGCATAAATTCAGGAAAGTCAAATGTAAGCTTTTATGTGCTTATACCAGAGTTAATGAGAGAAGCTGAGATCGTGGATCTTACTTTAAGATTAGTATCCGAGGAACAGGTTCTCAGACATCAGCGACGCCGTTTTAAGGATTTGGAAGGCCGGCTCCACCAGTTCTGGGAAGAGTACGATAGTGGCGAAAAAACTGTGACACAATTGTTAAGGGATTGCAGTAAAGTGTACGGCCCCTCAGATGACTGA
- the LOC143073029 gene encoding eukaryotic peptide chain release factor subunit 1: MATNGEETSADRNVEIWKIKKLIKSLEAARGNGTSMISLIIPPKDQISRVAKMLADEFGTASNIKSRVNRLSVLGAITSVQQRLKLYNKVPTNGLVIYCGTIVTDEGKEKKVNIDFEPFRPINTSLYLCDNKFHTEALTALLADDNKFGFIVMDGNGALFGTLSGNTREVLHKFTVDLPKKHGRGGQSALRFARLRMEKRHNYVRKVAEVAVQMFITNDKPNIAGLVLAGSADFKTELSQSDMFDPRLQAKIIKVVDVSYGGENGFNQAIELAADALSNVKFIQEKKLIGRYFDEISQDTGKYCFGVDDTLKGLEMGAVDTLIVWENLDITRYVLKNHSTDVENILFLKPEQEKDKTHFIDKDTGVELELVEQMPLLEWFANNYKNFGATLEIITDRSQEGAQFVRGFGGIGGILRYQVDFQVLDPHLDDMFEDFDLDDY; this comes from the exons ATGGCAACAAACGGAGAAGAAACTAGCGCGGATCGGAATGTAGAAATTTGGAAGATTAAGAAGCTGATCAAGAGCTTGGAAGCAGCCCGAGG AAATGGAACAAGTATGATTTCATTGATCATTCCACCTAAAGACCAAATATCAAGAGTAGCCAAGATGTTGGCAGATGAATTTGGAACAGCTTCAAATATCAAAAGTCGTGTTAACAGATTATCTGTATTGGGTGCTATTACATCTGTACAACAGAGATTAAAACTCTACAATAAAG TACCGACAAATGGTCTTGTGATATATTGCGGAACTATAGTAACAGATGaaggaaaagaaaagaaagtgAACATAGACTTTGAACCTTTCAGACCAATCAATACATCATTATATCTTTGTGATAACAAATTTCACACAGAG GCATTAACAGCTTTATTAGCAGATGACAATAAATTTGGTTTTATTGTTATGGATGGAAATGGTGCATTATTTGGAACATTGTCAGGAAACACGAGAGAAGTCCTACACAAATTCACAGTAGATCTACCAAAAAAACATG gtAGAGGAGGTCAATCAGCCTTACGTTTTGCACGTTTAAGAATGGAAAAACGTCACAACTATGTGCGGAAAGTTGCAGAAGTAGCGGTACAGATGTTCATCACAAACGATAAACCAAATATAGCTGGCTTAGTGCTGGCTGGATCAGCTGACTTCAAAACAGAACTTAGTCAATCAGATATGTTTGATCCT AGATTACAAGCAAAAATAATCAAAGTTGTTGATGTATCTTATGGAGGAGAAAATGGATTTAACCAAGCAATCGAGTTGGCTGCAGATGccttatcaaatgtcaaatttataCAGGAAAAGAAACTCATAG GTCGATATTTTGATGAAATTTCACAAGACACAGGAAAATATTGTTTTGGTGTTGATGACACTTTGAAAGGATTAGAAATGGGAGCTGTAGATACATTAATAGTGTGGGAAAATTTGGATATTACAAGATATGTGCTCAAAAATCATTCAACAGATG ttgaaAACATTTTATTCCTAAAACCAGAGCaagaaaaagataaaacacattttattgacAAAGAT aCTGGTGTGGAGTTAGAATTAGTGGAACAGATGCCATTATTAGAATGGTttgcaaataattataaaaattttg GAGCAACATTAGAAATAATAACAGATCGATCGCAAGAGGGAGCTCAATTTGTCCGAGGATTTGGTGGAATAGGAG GTATATTACGGTACCAGGTTGACTTCCAAGTATTAGACCCACACCTAGACGATATGTTCGAAGATTTTGATCTGGATGACTATTAA
- the LOC143073030 gene encoding oxaloacetate tautomerase FAHD1, mitochondrial-like isoform X2 → MASNRLAQFREFGKKIVAVGRNYKSLADQRGDPVPPYPLVFLKPTTTYISEGDIIRFPPGCTDLHHEVELGIVVGKKGYQIPEEKAKEYIGGYFVALDMTARDLQLEAKKNGHPWTLSKGWDTSTPAGEFIEKDKITNPQNLQIWLKVNGEMRQNGNTADMIFSISYLISFISKYMTLEEGDVILTGTPSGVSGLKGGDVIEAGIGDVSEIKFSVDSS, encoded by the exons ATGGCATCCAATCGACTAGCTCAGTTTAGGGAGTTTGGGAAAAAGATAGTTGCAGTAGGAAGAAATTACAA gagtttGGCTGACCAACGTGGAGACCCGGTTCCTCCATATCCACTGGTCTTTCTTAAGCCAACAACCACCTATATATCGGAAGGAGATATTATAAGG ttTCCACCTGGTTGCACAGACCTTCATCACGAAGTAGAACTAGGTATTGTTGTGGGAAAGAAAGGGTACCAAATTCCCGAGGAGAAGGCGAAGGAATATATTGGTGGTTACTTTGTAGCCCTAGATATGACTGCTAGAGATCTTCAACTTGAAGCAAAGAAGAATGGACATCCGTGGACATTATCTAAAGGTTGGGATACATCAACACCAGCGGGCGAATTTATAGAAAAGGATAAAATTACTAATCCACAAAATCTTCAGATATGGTTGAAGGTGAATGGTGAAATGAGACAAAATGGAAATACTGCAGATATGATATTTAGCATTAGTTATTTGATCAGCTTTATTAGTAAATATATGACACTGGAAGAGGGTGATGTCATACTTACTGGTACGCCCTCTGGTGTAAGTGGCCTCAAGGGCGGTGACGTTATTGAAGCTGGCATTGGTGATGTTTCAGAAATAAAATTTTCTGTGGACTCATCCTGA
- the LOC143073030 gene encoding uncharacterized protein LOC143073030 isoform X1: MASNRLAQFREFGKKIVAVGRNYKAHAEELGNKVPEKPIIFTKPTTSYLSQGHPIKFPPGCTDLHHEVELGIVVGKKGYQIPEEKAKEYIGGYFVALDMTARDLQLEAKKNGHPWTLSKGWDTSTPAGEFIEKDKITNPQNLQIWLKVNGEMRQNGNTADMIFSISYLISFISKYMTLEEGDVILTGTPSGVSGLKGGDVIEAGIGDVSEIKFSVDSS; the protein is encoded by the exons ATGGCATCCAATCGACTAGCTCAGTTTAGGGAGTTTGGGAAAAAGATAGTTGCAGTAGGAAGAAATTACAA GGCCCATGCAGAAGAACTTGGAAATAAAGTCCCAGAAAAGCCAATTATATTTACAAAACCAACGACATCATATCTATCACAAGGTCATCCAATAAAG ttTCCACCTGGTTGCACAGACCTTCATCACGAAGTAGAACTAGGTATTGTTGTGGGAAAGAAAGGGTACCAAATTCCCGAGGAGAAGGCGAAGGAATATATTGGTGGTTACTTTGTAGCCCTAGATATGACTGCTAGAGATCTTCAACTTGAAGCAAAGAAGAATGGACATCCGTGGACATTATCTAAAGGTTGGGATACATCAACACCAGCGGGCGAATTTATAGAAAAGGATAAAATTACTAATCCACAAAATCTTCAGATATGGTTGAAGGTGAATGGTGAAATGAGACAAAATGGAAATACTGCAGATATGATATTTAGCATTAGTTATTTGATCAGCTTTATTAGTAAATATATGACACTGGAAGAGGGTGATGTCATACTTACTGGTACGCCCTCTGGTGTAAGTGGCCTCAAGGGCGGTGACGTTATTGAAGCTGGCATTGGTGATGTTTCAGAAATAAAATTTTCTGTGGACTCATCCTGA